The nucleotide sequence TCGGTGCTCCCGTGGGTCTGGGCTTCAGTTAGTTCTTTGCTCCTGTTGGCATAACCGGCGTATCTGGTGGTGTTCATGAATATCTGCCCGGGATGGTAGGGAACTTCGAAAAACAAAAGTCTGTCCCTTTTGAAATAGATTCCGTAGTCGTCAAGCCTTTTCATGAAACTGAAGAACCCGGCAATTCCCAGATAGCTCAGGTCGGTATGCTCATTGATGACGAAATCATCTCTGTACCTGGTAACATATGACACTATCTCTTCTCTATCAACGCCGCCGATTCTCATCACCAGAGTCATCGGCTGGCAGCTGGAAGGGCTTCCGTCTCCAATGTTGTAATAAGCACCGGCACGTATGGAAAAGTTTCCTTCACCGGTCGAATCCACAAAGACCTTTGCATTTATTCTATTCTCCTCACCGGTGCTCGCGGTTATTATGGTAGAGATCGAATCTCCATCTCTCGAAACATCAACGACGAGAGAGTTGAATAGAAAGTCAACACCTGCCTCTCTAAGCATCTCAATCAGTAATGACTTCATTTTCTCGGGATCGAATGGGGTGATTGATTTGACAAAGCCAATGGGATCATCTATGTGTCCGTAACTCCCACGCAATGAAACGAGCCTGTCGATGATCTCCTGTCCGATCCCGCCTATCACCTGTCTCTCAGATGAGTGAAATGTCATCATCGGGTTTACAAGGGCAGTAGTAAGAACTCCGCCGAATGACATGTCTTTCTCCAGAAGAAGCACTCTTACTCCTGTTCTGGAGGCAGCAATTGCCGCCGATACGCCAGCCACGCCGCCACCAACAACTACAACATCATAAACTAAATCCATTTCTTCACTTCCCAGTCTATTTGATTCCAGAACTCAAAGCGGTATCTGTGAAGTACCTTTGAAATACGAGAAACACAACAATCACTGGCGCGATAGAGATCGTTGTCGCAGCCATCAGAGGTCCCCAGTCGGCTGTGTACCTGTTCTTGAACACTTCCAGTCCCAGCTGTAGAGTCCTCATAGACCTGTCGCTCGTTACTACGAGGGGCCAGAGGAAATCATCCCAGGCCTGGGTGAATGTGAAGATTGCAAGGGCCGACATCGCTGGCTTTCCAAGCGGAAGAAAGATCTTCCTGAAGATTTTGAGTTCTGAGGCCCCATCGATCCTTGCCGCTTCAGAAAGTTCTTTAGGAAACTGCATATAGAATTGTCTCATTATGAAAACGCCAAATACAGTCATTATGTGTGGGATAACGAGACCGGCATATGTATTGAGAAGACCGG is from Mesotoga infera and encodes:
- a CDS encoding FAD-dependent oxidoreductase translates to MDLVYDVVVVGGGVAGVSAAIAASRTGVRVLLLEKDMSFGGVLTTALVNPMMTFHSSERQVIGGIGQEIIDRLVSLRGSYGHIDDPIGFVKSITPFDPEKMKSLLIEMLREAGVDFLFNSLVVDVSRDGDSISTIITASTGEENRINAKVFVDSTGEGNFSIRAGAYYNIGDGSPSSCQPMTLVMRIGGVDREEIVSYVTRYRDDFVINEHTDLSYLGIAGFFSFMKRLDDYGIYFKRDRLLFFEVPYHPGQIFMNTTRYAGYANRSKELTEAQTHGSTDVWRFMDFLKKEIPGFKNSFLVQTGCHIGVRETTHIVGDYVLRTGDLIDRRTFGDAIAVGSYPIDIHLPGSAELKTISIPYPGEYHIPMRSLIPKGLGNVVLAGRAISADHTAFSAVRTSPLATATGMAAGISAALAVKHRKLVRDVNIDLIQREIVETGGIL